In one window of Pagrus major chromosome 12, Pma_NU_1.0 DNA:
- the helq gene encoding helicase POLQ-like — protein sequence MDAEGTEVKVKRVSSRKRTRESLRTHLTPASKRGGGGGGGGGGDTWSQQCPQNWRLSSIMADIQAAEFCSDSEDLFGDYDSILEDSSLLAKLDDAEQTERQRDVRPSAADQPNFTSLRPQKDVVCEDVLTASILDGLGDEAFEDLPPSQRQFQEQVYENVKRSRLDGDKTSTPVRDADRTAEAGTVIKMEDKTKRPARRSVADQLKRTMVCNAASPSSVSRTVVLKEAVVTEEISVAMQAMETVSAETTDLGPFFGLPSRVKDLMYKLRGITSLYDWQQTCLNLDCVQQRKNLIYSLPTSGGKTLVAEILVLRELLCRKKDCLFILPYISLVQEKVRGLASFGLELDFMVEEYAGSKGKFPPVKRRNQTSLYIATIEKAHSLVNSLIETSRIDNLGLVVVDELHMLGDGSRGAVIEMTLAKVLYMSKTTQIVGMSATLGNIRDLQTFLKAENYTNDFRPVQLKEYVKLKDTIYEVDPKEEECFRFSRLLNFKYSSSMQKIDPDHIIALVTEVIPTHSCLVFCPTKKNCENVAGMICRYLKEDFLQHRRDEKDVLLRELKDSGNGSVCPVLRRTVPYGLAYHHSGLTSEERKLVEEAYSNGVLCLLTCTSTLAAGINLPARRVILRSPYVATDFLKRSQYKQMVGRAGRAGIDTEGESVLILQDKDRDMAKSLVCAPMENCYSNLMHDDGKGLLSLLLSLIGLNITTSLDQIREFLCGTLLHVQQTQLCVEQSLWEVVQRCVGLLKDKDLITVTSDSHGQTLQVTKLGKATYKGSVDLTCSDLLYNDLSKGLDGLLLNSCLHLVYLVTPYDMISQCNPDWMLFFRQFTLLSAAEQKMSAAVGVPESFVARKAAGQTVKKSMNMEVVRRMYLALVLFTLLKETNLWIVADKFQLSRGFVQSLLSSSSAFCSCVLHFTEELEEFWPFKALLTELTRRLSYCVKAELIPLMEVAGVMESRAKQLYNAGYKTPTHLANADPAVLSKTIENLYKKQADQIVASAKMLLNEKAAALQEEVDELLMVPVDLPAPSRTQLLT from the exons ATGGATGCTGAGGGGACAGAAGTCAAAGTTAAAAGAGTTTCCTCGAGGAAAAGGACGAGGGAGAGTCTGAGGACTCACCTGACACCTGCCagcaagagaggaggaggaggaggaggaggaggaggaggagacaccTGGTCACAGCAATGTCCCCAAAACTGGAGGCTGAGCAGCATCATGGCTGATATACAAGCTGCTGAG ttctGCAGTGACAGTGAGGATTTATTCGGGGACTATGACAGCATCCTGGAGGACAGCTCTCTGCTGGCGAAGCTGGACGATGCAGAACAAACCGAGAGGCAGCGAGACGTCCGGCCGTCAGCCGCGGATCAGCCGAACTTCACGTCTCTGCGGCCGCAGAAAGACGTCGTCTGTGAGGATGTTCTCACAGCCTCTATCTTAGACGGCCTCGGAGACGAAGCCTTCGAGGACTTACCGCCCAGCCAGCGCCAGTTTCAGGAACAAGTTTATGAGAATGTAAAGAGGAGCAGACTGGACGGAGATAAAACCTCCACACCGGTCAGAGACGCTGACAGGACCGCCGAGGCTGGAACAGTAATTAAAATGGAGGATAAAACCAAGAGACCGGCGAGGAGGAGCGTGGCGGACCAGCTGAAGAGGACGATGGTCTGTAACGCAGCATCTCCCTCCAGCGTTTCACGGACTGTCGTGTTAAAAGAAGCCGTGGTCACCGAGGAGATCAGCGTCGCCATGCAGGCCATGGAGACCGTATCCGCCGAGACCACCGACCTCGGGCCTTTCTTTGGACTCCCCTCCAGAGTGAAAGACCTGATGTACAAACTGAGAGGGATCACGTCTTTATATG ATTGGCAGCAGACGTGTCTGAACCTGGACTGTGTTCAGCAGAGGAAGAATCTCATCTACTCTCTTCCCACCAGCGGAGGAAAAACTCTGGTTGCAGAGATCCTCGtcctcagagagctgctgtgCAGGAAGAAAGACTGTCTGTTCATCTTACCGTACATTTCACTGGTGCAGGAGAAG GTCCGCGGGTTAGCAAGCTTCGGCCTGGAGCTGGACTTCATGGTGGAGGAGTACGCTGGCAGTAAGGGCAAGTTTCCTCCCGTGAAGAGAAGAAACCAGACGTCACTTTACATCGCTACGATAGAGAAAGCCCACAGCCTCGTCAACTCTCTGATAGAGACCAGCAGGATCGATAACCTGggactggtggtggtggacgAG CTTCACATGTTGGGCGACGGCAGCAGAGGAGCTGTTATTGAAATGACTCTGGCCAAAGTTCTGTACATGAGCA AGACGACTCAGATTGTTGGGATGAGCGCCACTCTGGGAAACATCAGAGACCTGCAGACGTTTTTAAAGGCTGAAAATTACACAAACGACTTCAGGCCT gtcCAGCTGAAGGAGTACGTTAAACTGAAGGACACGATCTATGAAGTGGACCCAAAGGAAGAGGAATGTTTTAGATTCTCACGTCTTCTCAACTTTAAA TACTCGAGTTCGATGCAGAAGATAGACCCGGATCACATCATTGCTCTGGTGACTGAAGTCATTCCAACACATTCATGTCTGGTGTTCTGCCCCACCAAGAAAAACTGTGAGAACGTGGCAGGGATGATCTGCAGATACCTGAAAGA GGACTTCCTGCAGCACAGGCGGGACGAGAAGGACGTCCTCCTCAGAGAGCTGAAGGACAGCGGGAACGGCTCGGTGTGTCCGGTCCTCAGGAGGACCGTCCCCTACGGCCTGGCCTATCACCACAGCGGACTGACCTCCGAGGAGAGGAAACTGGTGGAGGAGGCCTACTCCAACGGggtcctctgtctcctcacctgCACCTCCACCCTGGCTGCAGGCATCAACCTACCTGCCCGCAG AGTGATCCTGCGCTCGCCGTACGTGGCCACAGACTTCCTGAAGAGGAGCCAGTACAAGCAGATGGTGGGACGGGCCGGTCGAGCAGGCATCGACACTGAGGGAGAGAGCGTCCTCATCCTGCAGGACAAGGACAGAGATATG GCTAAATCACTCGTGTGCGCCCCGATGGAAAACTGTTACAGCAACCTAATGCATGATGATGGAAAAGGCCTCCtgagtctcctcctgtctctcatcGGATTAAAT aTCACCACGTCTCTGGATCAGATTAGAGAGTTCCTGTGTGGGACGCTGCTGCACGTCCAGCAGACGCAGCTGTGTGTGGAGCAGAGTCTGTGGGAGGTGGTGCAGCGGTGTGTCGGCCTCCTGAAGGACAAAGACCTCATCACTGTGACTTCAGACTCACACGGTCAAACCCTGCAGGTCACCAAGCTGGGAAAAGCTACGTATAAAG GCTCAGTGGATCTGACCTGCAGTGACCTCCTCTACAACGACCTGTCTAAAGGTCTGGACGGTCTGCTGCTCAACAGCTGCCTCCACCTGGTCTACCTGGTCACACCGTACGACATGATCTCACAGTGTAATCCTGACTGGATGTTGTTCTTCAGACAG TTCACCCTGCTGTCAGCTGCAGAGCAGAAGATGTCCGCAGCCGTCGGAGTGCCGGAGAGTTTTGTTGCGAGAAAAGCTGCAGGACAGACGGTGAAGAAG AGCATGAACATGGAGGTGGTGAGGCGGATGTATTTGGCTCTGGTGCTGTTCACTTTACTGAAGGAGACCAACCTGTGGATCGTGGCCGACAAGTTCCAGCTGAGCCGAGGCTTCGTCCAGTCTCTGCTCAGCTCGTCCTCGGCCTTCTGCTCCTGCGTGCTGCACTTCACTGAG gagctggaggagttCTGGCCCTTCAAAGCTCTGCTGACGGAGCTGACGCGGCGGCTGAGCTACTGTGTGAAGGCTGAACTCATCCCTCTGATGGAGGTGGCAGGAGTGATGGAG TCACGAGCGAAGCAGCTGTACAACGCCGGCTACAAGACGCCGACTCACCTGGCGAACGCCGACCCTGCGGTTCTGTCCAAGACGATAGAAAACCTGTACAAGAAACAGGCGGATCAGATCGTGGCCTCTGCTAAA ATGCTGCTGAATGAGAAAGCTGCAGCTCTTCAGGAGGAAGTGGACGAGCTGCTGATGGTTCCTGTGGACCTGCCCGCTCCCTCAAGAACACAACTACTTACCTGA
- the mrps18c gene encoding small ribosomal subunit protein bS18m, translating to MSVLRMFQRLKPVLSSHGNTSVRSLTAASEAARQKDDVLAKMENPFKEPQKGCVLCNVTVDYKNIQLLSQFISPHTGRIYGRHITGLCGRKQKEVSKAIKKAHSMGFMSVTHKHPEFMKDPSICGIKHLD from the exons ATGTCCGTCCTGAGAATGTTTCAGAGGCTGAAACCTGTTTTATCATCACATGGAAACACAA GTGTGAGAAGTCTGACAGCCGCTTCAGAAGCAGCCCGACAGAAAGATGACGTG CTCGCTAAGATGGAAAACCCGTTCAAAGAACCACAGAAAGGATGTGTCCTCTGCAACGTCACTGTGGACTACAAGAACATCCAG CTGCTCTCACAGTTCATCTCACCGCACACGGGCAGAATCTACGGCCGACACATCACAG GCTTGTGTGGAAGAAAACAGAAGGAAGTCTCCAAAGCGATAAAGAAAGCTCACTCAATGG GTTTCATGTCGGTGACTCACAAACATCCAGAGTTCATGAAGGATCCAAGCATCTGTGGAATCAAACATCTGGATTAG